The sequence CACGCCAGTGCCTGAGCGAGGCGCTGCTGTTCGAGGTGGATGACTTCCGCCTGTGCGTGATGACGGATATGCCACGGCTGCTGCAACGTCTGGCGACATATTTCCGCCATTGCGCGCGTATCGTGGCGCTCGACACGGTCCCGGTAGAAGTCAAGCTCGTGCATGTGCTCGAGGCGCCGGCACTCAAGGACATGCCATCGGCAGCGAGCCTCGGCCTCTTGCCCGAAGCTTTCGTTGATTGGATACCGGAGCCCGGCAAGACACGCCGCAAGGACGCCATCATCGATTTGGCCGATGGCCGCCTGATCCACAAGGTGCGCACGGGCATGGCCTTTCTGCGCAGCAACAACCACAACTTGGCGTTCGGGCCCTGTGAAGACAACGAAAGCCAGGTGATCAACTTCCTGCTCAATCTGCACATGTCGCATCTGCAGCAGAATGACGGCTTGATCTGTCACGCCTCGGCGCTATCGAAGGGCGATCGCGCGGTGGCCATCGCCGCCTTCTCGGGCGGCGGCAAGTCCACCACCATGGTGAAGGCGCTCGACAATCCCGAGTTCGACTTCATCAGCAATGACCGGCTGTTCCTGGACTGCCCGGGGCCTGATGGAACGCTGCGTGCCCGCGGCGTCGCCAAGTTGCCACGCATCAATCCCGGTACCATGCTCAACAATCCGCGTCTGCGCCCGCTGCTGGACCCCGCACGTATCGCAGGCTATGAAGCGATGCCGCAAGAAGCGCTGTGGGATCTCGAAGAGAAGCACGATCTGATCATCGAGGATGTCTACGGGCCCGGGCGTATCCGCGCCAGCGGCGAGCTTGCAGCCATGGTGATACTCAACTGGACGCGTGGCAGCGAGGCGCCGCTCGAGGTGCGCGAGGTAGAGGTCAGCCGCAGCGAAGCGCTGATACGCGCGGTGATGAAGACACCGGGGCCCTTCCATCAGCAGCGGGATGGCTGTTTCGTGCCCAATGGCGCGAGCCTTGATTCCGCGCCGTATCTGGAGCGCCTGGCGGCAACCCGCGTGCTCGAGGTGACCGGGCGCGTGGACTTCTCCGCGCTAGTCGAGAACCACCTGACCCCCTTGCTGGAGGCTTGAACATGCGTCGTGAACTGCTGTTGATGCGTCACGGAAAGTCGGACTGGTCAGTGGCAGCTGACGACTTCCATCGCCCCCTCAAGGAGCGCGGCAAGCGGGGCGCCCAGCGCATGGGAGCCTGGCTTGCCCAGGAGGCGCTGGTGCCGGATGCCATCCTGAGCTCGCCAGCCCTTCGCGCGCGCGCCACGGCGGAAAAGTGCGTGAAGTCGATGGGCCTCGGCGTCGACATGATCGAGCTCAAGCCTGCGCTTTACTGCGAGGACGAGGCGCCGCTGCTCAAGACAGTGCGCGCCTGCCCGGACAGCGTGCAGCGACTGATGATCATCGGCCATAACCCGGCATTGGAAGATGCGCTGGTCTGGCTGACCGGCAAGCGTCCGCGCCCGCCCAAGGAGACCAAGCTGCTGCCGACGGCGGCGGTGGTCAAGCTGACCTTCGAGGGGCGTTGGGAAGACCTGCGCTCCGGCCAGATGAGTCTGGAGCTGATTCAGCGCGTGCGTGCCTTGCCGGATGGCTTCCCCTGGCCATTCCCGGCCGGTGAGGAGCGTCGCGAACGTCCCGCCTATTACTACCGTCAATCGGCCGTCCTGCCCTGTCGTCTGCAGGGGGAGGGCGACGATGCCCAGTGGGAGGTGCTGCTGATCGGTTCTTCCTCCAATCGTCACTGGAGCCTGCCCAAAGGAATCGTCGAGCCGGGGCTGAGTCCGCTTGAGTCCGCGCTCAAGGAAGCCCGCGAGGAAGCGGGCATCGAGGCGGAGGC comes from bacterium Scap17 and encodes:
- a CDS encoding HprK-related kinase B, which codes for MNATTCDSPASLATLPFAEWRAAVCFTALTPSRQCLSEALLFEVDDFRLCVMTDMPRLLQRLATYFRHCARIVALDTVPVEVKLVHVLEAPALKDMPSAASLGLLPEAFVDWIPEPGKTRRKDAIIDLADGRLIHKVRTGMAFLRSNNHNLAFGPCEDNESQVINFLLNLHMSHLQQNDGLICHASALSKGDRAVAIAAFSGGGKSTTMVKALDNPEFDFISNDRLFLDCPGPDGTLRARGVAKLPRINPGTMLNNPRLRPLLDPARIAGYEAMPQEALWDLEEKHDLIIEDVYGPGRIRASGELAAMVILNWTRGSEAPLEVREVEVSRSEALIRAVMKTPGPFHQQRDGCFVPNGASLDSAPYLERLAATRVLEVTGRVDFSALVENHLTPLLEA
- a CDS encoding NUDIX domain-containing protein codes for the protein MRRELLLMRHGKSDWSVAADDFHRPLKERGKRGAQRMGAWLAQEALVPDAILSSPALRARATAEKCVKSMGLGVDMIELKPALYCEDEAPLLKTVRACPDSVQRLMIIGHNPALEDALVWLTGKRPRPPKETKLLPTAAVVKLTFEGRWEDLRSGQMSLELIQRVRALPDGFPWPFPAGEERRERPAYYYRQSAVLPCRLQGEGDDAQWEVLLIGSSSNRHWSLPKGIVEPGLSPLESALKEAREEAGIEAEALDHAALEFSYEKWGAPVAASLHAVRVVHEQEESEREEPHRSRRWVAAEVVPSLLKNHEMGHAVMTLLVRLEQSRQAT